From Pungitius pungitius chromosome 9, fPunPun2.1, whole genome shotgun sequence, one genomic window encodes:
- the LOC119218246 gene encoding ras-related protein Rab-33B-like, with product MESSLEFSSSVGSVSSLMSRCRTFKVLVIGDSAVGKTCLTHRLCAAEFPSRAEATIGVDFRERQLDIHGEKIKLQFWDTAGQERFRKSMVQHYYRNVHAVLFVYDVTCPTSFSSLMAWIEECRQHSLGQEIPRFLVGNKSDLRDPSKTDGQVSQEQATSFSKAHGMVCFETSAKDPPNKCGGGRRGDAELLHRQDKVEDVVVALGARLKRQKVHVAANDSMYGSFKILNRKRSEKELWTCC from the exons ATGGAGTCATCTCTCGAGTTTTCCAGCTCCGTGGGCAGCGTGTCCTCCCTGATGAGTCGCTGTCGGACCTTCAAGGTGCTCGTGATCGGAGACTCCGCGGTGGGGAAGACCTGCCTCACGCACCGGCTGTGCGCCGCAGAGTTCCCGAGCCGCGCGGAGGCCACCATCGGGGTGGACTTCCGCGAAAGGCAGCTGGATATCCACGGAGAGAAAATTAAG CTCCAATTTTGGGACACTGCAGGACAGGAGCGTTTCCGTAAGTCCATGGTGCAGCACTACTATCGCAACGTGCACGCCGTGCTCTTCGTGTATGACGTCACTTGCCCCACCAGCTTCAGCAGCCTGATGGCCTGGATAGAAGAGTGCAGGCAGCACTCCCTCGGCCAGGAAATCCCCAG GTTCCTGGTGGGCAACAAAAGTGACCTCCGTGACCCCAGCAAAACCGACGGCCAGGTGAGCCAGGAGCAGGCGACGAGCTTCTCCAAAGCCCACGGCATGGTGTGTTTTGAAACGTCCGCCAAGGACCCGCCAAACAAGTGCGGGGGCGGTCGACGCGGCGATGCGGAGCTTCTCCACCGGCAGGATAAGGTGGAGGACGTTGTTGTTGCCCTTGGCGCCAGACTGAAGAGACAGAAAGTACATGTAGCAGCAAACGACTCGATGTACGGCTCCTTTAAAATCCTCAACAGGAAGAGGTCAGAGAAAGAGCTGTGGACCTGCTGCTGA
- the LOC119218612 gene encoding fibrous sheath CABYR-binding protein-like isoform X3, with product MFCRRAFQRVGPLARRAFKPTSRNAAPVRHMAIGVPGGSSNVAYIVLCGGGLTAAVVYAYKTVSGDGERHEDRLAPMAVVEKAPEAAAPAAEPAAVEEAAAPPEVLAESVPAPAEPVAEAAAVEAVPEEEEEEAAAVEVVVTEPASTEEAAPAAVEEAAPATMEVAATEETPAEAPAAEAPVAESAESMPGLLTAVKVLTGTPIEIAAASVETSLLKSLDFTVEVVEPEAVEAITEVEAIEATMVNEELKSADAEELVEEGTAASVEAALEEEEEEKLAASEEPITSVLAVVEEGDVESEDQDAHPAAVSEEAVASSDAPPEDAAPAEEATAAADAAPLDDAAPNAETWVEDVAAEAAAVVDTSQLAAASSGSDLEVLSAAQPGATPEAPVQEAKHCVSCHPSIAVEEAPPAALGVQLSGEEDADITEEVKEAESLVEEQTTETMLVATTQS from the exons ATGTTCTGCAGACGGGCATTTCAGAGAGTGGGGCCGCTGGCACGGAGGGCTTTCAAGCCGACGTCCAGGAACG cagcTCCAGTGCGACACATGGCCATCGGGGTCCCTGGTGGCTCCTCCAACGTAGCATACATTGTTCTGTGTGGAGGAGGCCTTACTGCTGCCGTCGTCTAT GCCTACAAGACAGTCAGCGGGGATGGTGAGCGCCATGAGGACCGACTCGCCCCCATGGCCGTCGTCGAAAAGG CACCAGAAGCAGCCGCTCCTGCAGCTGAACCCGCCGCAGTTGAGGAGGCCGCGGCGCCCCCTGAGGTCCTGGCCGAGTCCGTCCCTGCTCCTGCAGAACCGGTGGCTGAAGCTGCTGCCGTCGAGGCTgtgccagaagaagaagaagaagaagcagctgcaGTCGAGGTGGTTGTTACAGAGCCGGCATCAACAGAAGAAGCCGCTCCGGCTGCCGTGGAAGAGGCGGCTCCTGCCACCATGGAGGTGGCAGCCACAGAGGAGACTCCGGCAGAGGCCCCTGCAGCAGAAGCCCCCGTGGCAGAGAGTGCTG AGTCCATGCCCGGTCTGCTCACAGCAGTGAAAGTCTTGACTGGCACTCCGATTGAGATAGCGGCAGCTTCTGTTGAGACAAGTCTGCTGAAAAGTTTGGACTTtacggtggaggtggtggagccaGAAGCTGTGGAAGCAATCACAGAGGTGGAAGCTATAGAGGCAACCATGGTGAACGAGGAGTTGAAGTCTGCAGATGCTGAAGAGCTGGTTGAAGAAGGGACCGCTGCCAGTGTCGAAGCagcgctggaggaggaagaagaggagaagctggCTGCGTCTGAGGAACCTATAACTTCAGTCCTCGctgtggtggaggagggtgATGTGGAGTCTGAAGACCAGGATGCTCACCCTGCAGCTGTCTCGGAGGAAGCTGTCGCCTCTTCCGACGCCCCGCCTGAAGATGCTGCTCCTGCTGAGGAGGCcaccgctgctgctgatgctgctccaCTGGATGACGCGGCACCCAATGCTGAGACATGGGTAGAGGACGTAGCAGCTGAAGCTGCAGCAGTTGTAGACACGAGTCAGCTGGCGGCAGCCTCCTCCGGGTCAGACCTGGAGGTGCTTTCAGCTGCTCAACCAGGAGCTACACCAGAAGCTCCAGTGCAAGAGGCCAAGCACTGCGTCTCCTGCCACCCATCAATAGCAGTCGAAGAGGCGCCACCTGCTGCTTTGGGAGTGCAGCTGTCCGGTGAGGAAGACGCGGATATCACGGAGGAGGTCAAGGAGGCAGAGTCCCTGGTGGAGGAACAAA CGACAGAGACTATGTTGGTGGCAACAACCCAGTCATGA
- the LOC119218612 gene encoding fibrous sheath CABYR-binding protein-like isoform X2 codes for MFCRRAFQRVGPLARRAFKPTSRNAPVRHMAIGVPGGSSNVAYIVLCGGGLTAAVVYAYKTVSGDGERHEDRLAPMAVVEKAPEAAAPAAEPAAVEEAAAPPEVLAESVPAPAEPVAEAAAVEAVPEEEEEEAAAVEVVVTEPASTEEAAPAAVEEAAPATMEVAATEETPAEAPAAEAPVAESAESMPGLLTAVKVLTGTPIEIAAASVETSLLKSLDFTVEVVEPEAVEAITEVEAIEATMVNEELKSADAEELVEEGTAASVEAALEEEEEEKLAASEEPITSVLAVVEEGDVESEDQDAHPAAVSEEAVASSDAPPEDAAPAEEATAAADAAPLDDAAPNAETWVEDVAAEAAAVVDTSQLAAASSGSDLEVLSAAQPGATPEAPVQEAKHCVSCHPSIAVEEAPPAALGVQLSGEEDADITEEVKEAESLVEEQKPKVSNWTVKSCSVM; via the exons ATGTTCTGCAGACGGGCATTTCAGAGAGTGGGGCCGCTGGCACGGAGGGCTTTCAAGCCGACGTCCAGGAACG cTCCAGTGCGACACATGGCCATCGGGGTCCCTGGTGGCTCCTCCAACGTAGCATACATTGTTCTGTGTGGAGGAGGCCTTACTGCTGCCGTCGTCTAT GCCTACAAGACAGTCAGCGGGGATGGTGAGCGCCATGAGGACCGACTCGCCCCCATGGCCGTCGTCGAAAAGG CACCAGAAGCAGCCGCTCCTGCAGCTGAACCCGCCGCAGTTGAGGAGGCCGCGGCGCCCCCTGAGGTCCTGGCCGAGTCCGTCCCTGCTCCTGCAGAACCGGTGGCTGAAGCTGCTGCCGTCGAGGCTgtgccagaagaagaagaagaagaagcagctgcaGTCGAGGTGGTTGTTACAGAGCCGGCATCAACAGAAGAAGCCGCTCCGGCTGCCGTGGAAGAGGCGGCTCCTGCCACCATGGAGGTGGCAGCCACAGAGGAGACTCCGGCAGAGGCCCCTGCAGCAGAAGCCCCCGTGGCAGAGAGTGCTG AGTCCATGCCCGGTCTGCTCACAGCAGTGAAAGTCTTGACTGGCACTCCGATTGAGATAGCGGCAGCTTCTGTTGAGACAAGTCTGCTGAAAAGTTTGGACTTtacggtggaggtggtggagccaGAAGCTGTGGAAGCAATCACAGAGGTGGAAGCTATAGAGGCAACCATGGTGAACGAGGAGTTGAAGTCTGCAGATGCTGAAGAGCTGGTTGAAGAAGGGACCGCTGCCAGTGTCGAAGCagcgctggaggaggaagaagaggagaagctggCTGCGTCTGAGGAACCTATAACTTCAGTCCTCGctgtggtggaggagggtgATGTGGAGTCTGAAGACCAGGATGCTCACCCTGCAGCTGTCTCGGAGGAAGCTGTCGCCTCTTCCGACGCCCCGCCTGAAGATGCTGCTCCTGCTGAGGAGGCcaccgctgctgctgatgctgctccaCTGGATGACGCGGCACCCAATGCTGAGACATGGGTAGAGGACGTAGCAGCTGAAGCTGCAGCAGTTGTAGACACGAGTCAGCTGGCGGCAGCCTCCTCCGGGTCAGACCTGGAGGTGCTTTCAGCTGCTCAACCAGGAGCTACACCAGAAGCTCCAGTGCAAGAGGCCAAGCACTGCGTCTCCTGCCACCCATCAATAGCAGTCGAAGAGGCGCCACCTGCTGCTTTGGGAGTGCAGCTGTCCGGTGAGGAAGACGCGGATATCACGGAGGAGGTCAAGGAGGCAGAGTCCCTGGTGGAGGAACAAA AGCCAAAGGTGTCCAACTGGACAGTAAAAAGCTGCTCAGTGATGTAA
- the LOC119218612 gene encoding fibrous sheath CABYR-binding protein-like isoform X1 yields MFCRRAFQRVGPLARRAFKPTSRNAAPVRHMAIGVPGGSSNVAYIVLCGGGLTAAVVYAYKTVSGDGERHEDRLAPMAVVEKAPEAAAPAAEPAAVEEAAAPPEVLAESVPAPAEPVAEAAAVEAVPEEEEEEAAAVEVVVTEPASTEEAAPAAVEEAAPATMEVAATEETPAEAPAAEAPVAESAESMPGLLTAVKVLTGTPIEIAAASVETSLLKSLDFTVEVVEPEAVEAITEVEAIEATMVNEELKSADAEELVEEGTAASVEAALEEEEEEKLAASEEPITSVLAVVEEGDVESEDQDAHPAAVSEEAVASSDAPPEDAAPAEEATAAADAAPLDDAAPNAETWVEDVAAEAAAVVDTSQLAAASSGSDLEVLSAAQPGATPEAPVQEAKHCVSCHPSIAVEEAPPAALGVQLSGEEDADITEEVKEAESLVEEQKPKVSNWTVKSCSVM; encoded by the exons ATGTTCTGCAGACGGGCATTTCAGAGAGTGGGGCCGCTGGCACGGAGGGCTTTCAAGCCGACGTCCAGGAACG cagcTCCAGTGCGACACATGGCCATCGGGGTCCCTGGTGGCTCCTCCAACGTAGCATACATTGTTCTGTGTGGAGGAGGCCTTACTGCTGCCGTCGTCTAT GCCTACAAGACAGTCAGCGGGGATGGTGAGCGCCATGAGGACCGACTCGCCCCCATGGCCGTCGTCGAAAAGG CACCAGAAGCAGCCGCTCCTGCAGCTGAACCCGCCGCAGTTGAGGAGGCCGCGGCGCCCCCTGAGGTCCTGGCCGAGTCCGTCCCTGCTCCTGCAGAACCGGTGGCTGAAGCTGCTGCCGTCGAGGCTgtgccagaagaagaagaagaagaagcagctgcaGTCGAGGTGGTTGTTACAGAGCCGGCATCAACAGAAGAAGCCGCTCCGGCTGCCGTGGAAGAGGCGGCTCCTGCCACCATGGAGGTGGCAGCCACAGAGGAGACTCCGGCAGAGGCCCCTGCAGCAGAAGCCCCCGTGGCAGAGAGTGCTG AGTCCATGCCCGGTCTGCTCACAGCAGTGAAAGTCTTGACTGGCACTCCGATTGAGATAGCGGCAGCTTCTGTTGAGACAAGTCTGCTGAAAAGTTTGGACTTtacggtggaggtggtggagccaGAAGCTGTGGAAGCAATCACAGAGGTGGAAGCTATAGAGGCAACCATGGTGAACGAGGAGTTGAAGTCTGCAGATGCTGAAGAGCTGGTTGAAGAAGGGACCGCTGCCAGTGTCGAAGCagcgctggaggaggaagaagaggagaagctggCTGCGTCTGAGGAACCTATAACTTCAGTCCTCGctgtggtggaggagggtgATGTGGAGTCTGAAGACCAGGATGCTCACCCTGCAGCTGTCTCGGAGGAAGCTGTCGCCTCTTCCGACGCCCCGCCTGAAGATGCTGCTCCTGCTGAGGAGGCcaccgctgctgctgatgctgctccaCTGGATGACGCGGCACCCAATGCTGAGACATGGGTAGAGGACGTAGCAGCTGAAGCTGCAGCAGTTGTAGACACGAGTCAGCTGGCGGCAGCCTCCTCCGGGTCAGACCTGGAGGTGCTTTCAGCTGCTCAACCAGGAGCTACACCAGAAGCTCCAGTGCAAGAGGCCAAGCACTGCGTCTCCTGCCACCCATCAATAGCAGTCGAAGAGGCGCCACCTGCTGCTTTGGGAGTGCAGCTGTCCGGTGAGGAAGACGCGGATATCACGGAGGAGGTCAAGGAGGCAGAGTCCCTGGTGGAGGAACAAA AGCCAAAGGTGTCCAACTGGACAGTAAAAAGCTGCTCAGTGATGTAA
- the LOC119218223 gene encoding ETS-related transcription factor Elf-2, whose amino-acid sequence MTSVLLVDSGGTVVEYVTADEEDSPQQEAECDLEFEGDLEGECEAEEDFDEAQDGEEDDNCPAVIVEEVPGAGLGGERGYPAQVFIYNDEVYLMQGVGDEQDVETEGEAVEASVHGTNVHCSDKTFEAAEALLRMDSPSSLREDRSPEAFIPPYMTTPDFLHAAMRPDMISETEVEISTEGCCEEEDEEILLEPVRKSRGKRRYPAGGSAAMVAGISRIMSVPGAFDGSQQAHTAIIRTSTGPRTVRVAMQVPVVMTTSLGQKISTVAVQQPAGAAGHSALLTNTSAIGAAANANSQQKVMIQTIPTMVPATAENGEKITVQLAKIITIPAHQLAQYQSSTGSNKSSVGNSPAGISLLRNPLTVRALAPVNVAAGTQVMRLTVPTQTQQQTLVVSQPGSGPGVVTVSTASQTVPAHPPIISGILSGSELVIGAPGTGGVSMEKLKAAGVQVQTVQVAVQQNQGNPKTLQTLQSDAQDAEVVIKLETPDKTIKSEEPEC is encoded by the exons ATGACCTCGGTGCTGCTGGTCGACTCTGGTGGGACGGTGGTGGAATATGTCACAGCTGACGAGGAGGACTCCCCCCAGCAG GAGGCAGAGTGCGACTTGGAGTTTGAGGGAGACCTCGAAGGCGAGTGTGAAGCCGAGGAGGATTTCGATGAAGCACAGGACGGAGAGGAGGATGACAACTGCCCTGCCGTCATAGTAGAGGAGGTGCCCGGCGCCGGACTGGGCGGCGAGCGAGGTTACCCGGCCCAGGTGTTCATATATAACGACGAGGTCTACCTGATGCAGGGAGTTGGTGACGAGCAGGACGTGGAGACAGAAGGGGAGGCAG TGGAGGCTTCTGTCCATGGCACTAATGTACACTGCTCTGACAAGACGTTTGAGGCTGCAGAGGCGCTGCTGCGTATGGATTCACCTTCCAGCCTCCGAGAAGACCGTAGCCCAG AAGCTTTCATCCCACCTTACATGACGACACCCGACTTCCTCCACGCAGCAATGCGCCCCGACATGATTTCAGAGACGGAGGTAGAGATCTCGACAGAGGGGTGCTgcgaggaggaagatgaggagattCTGCTTGAACCAGTCAGGAAGAGTCGAGGTAAACGGAGATATCCt GCAGGAGGTAGTGCGGCGATGGTGGCGGGGATCTCGAGGATAATGTCTGTCCCTGGAGCATTCGATGGGAGTCAGCAAGCTCATACGGCTATCATCCGAACTTCCACTGGCCCGAG GACGGTGCGGGTGGCTATGCAGGTGCCTGTAGTCATGACGACATCGCTGGGTCAGAAGATCTCCACTGTTGCTGTGCAGCAGCCGGCGGGTGCAGCCGGCCACAGCGCCCTCCTCACCAACACGTCTGCCATTGGAGCGGCTGCAAACGCCAACTCTCAACAGAAG GTTATGATCCAGACCATCCCCACCATGGTGCCGGCCACAGCTGAGAACGGAGAAAAGATCACTGTCCAGTTGGCCAAGATCATCACAATCCCGGCCCACCAGCTGGCTCAGTACCAATCCTCAACCGGCTCAAACAAGTCCAGCGTCGGCAACTCCCCGGCGGGTATCAGCCTCCTCAGGAACCCCTTGACGGTCCGGGCTCTGGCGCCGGTCAACGTCGCCGCAGGAACGCAAGTGATGAGACTCACTGTGCCGACGCAGACGCAACAGCAGACTCTGGTGGTGTCCCAGCCGGGCAGCGGGCCGGGGGTGGTAACCGTATCAACAGCAAGTCAGACGGTGCCGGCTCACCCTCCGATCATAAGCGGCATCTTAAGCGGCTCGGAGCTGGTGATCGGAGCACCGGGAACCGGAGGAGTCTCAATGGAGAAGCTGAAGGCAGCAGGGGTCCAGGTCCAAACCGTGCAGGTGGCAGTCCAGCAGAACCAGGGGAACCCCAAAACTCTCCAGACCTTGCAATCAGACGCCCAGGACGCTGAGGTGGTTATCAAGCTGGAAACACCCGACAAGACAATAAAGAGCGAAGAGCCCGAGTGTTGA